The Nocardia sp. NBC_00508 nucleotide sequence CCCACCGCCGATCGAGACGGTGCCGGCCGGATGCCCGAGCGTGCGCGCGTGCAGACAGCGGGCGATCAGCTCGTCCGCGAGTTCCGCGCGTGCCGTTGCGTCGTAGCCGGACAAGTGAAAACTGAAGCCCTCCAGGCGAATCGACGCACGAGCGCGGAATACCGGGAGCGCGTCGTCTATCTCGTCGCCGGTCATGCCGAACCGGCTCGCCGAAGCGGCGGGCAGGACGCGCAGCAGCACGCGCGCGGGAATCGTGGGTGCGGCCAGACCCGCGAGCCGATCGAGTTCCCCGAGGTCGTCCACCGCGATCAGCGCGCCATGCCGGGCCGCCAACCAGAGCAATTCGTCCGACTTGGCCGGGCCGGTCACCATGAGCTGGTCACCGCGAACGCCCTGCGCCAGCGCGGCGGTCAGCTCACCGACGCTGGCGACGTCCACACCCGCACCATGTTCGGCGCAGGAACGCGCGACACACGCGGCCTTGTTCGCCTTCTTGCCGTAGTAGATCGTGCCCTGCACCCCGGCTCGCTCGAAGGCGGCGCGGAACTCTCGGATGTTGTGCGCCACGCGCGCCGGATACATGACGTGGAACGGCCCGCCCATCGCAAAGGCGATGTCGCCCAGCAGATTCGGGTTGTCGAGAAGGCGGCGCTCCCACGGATCGAGATGCGCGGGCATCGGCGCCGCGCTGATCGACTCGTGGGCTGCGGCGGCCACGACCACGGGGCCGCCGGGCGCGGAGGTGACGTTGCCGACGTCCGCCTCTAATCCCATAGCGGCACCTCCGTCCCGCGGCCCTCGGCGATAGCGCGCTCGGCCAGGACATGGGCGACCGCGATATCGGTGAGCACCAGCCCGCTGTTGTAGACGAAGATCCGCTCGTCGTCCGAACGCCGTGCCACCGCACGCCGGTTCAGGATCTGCGGCAGCTCGGCGTCCACCGCGCGCAGCGTTCCGTCGGGGCCGACCATGTCGGTGCCGGTCAGCGCCATCTGCTCCGCGCTGGTCGCGATCACCCGATCGGCGTCGACCAGCGTCGAGGGCGCCAACCCGTAACCGACCAGCACCGCGACCGAACCCGGTGCGAGATCCGTGGATTCGAGCGCGACCTCGGTCCCCGGGCCCGCGGTGGCCAGCACGACGTCGGCGGTCGCCGCCGCGGCACGCGGATCCGCCACGGTCTCCAGCAGCGCCTGCGGGTGGTGCTCGGCGAGCACGCGGTGCACGGCTTCCAGCCCCTCGGGGTGCGTTCCGTAGACCATCAGCTTGCGCAGCTGCGGATTCGCGGCGAGCAGCTGCGGAAGGGCGTTGCGACCTTGGGTTCCGGTGCCGACCAGCAGCACGCTTTCCGCGCCACGACGGACGGTCTCCCGCACCAGCAGCGCCGACACCGCCGGAGTGCGCAGCGCACCGACCCTGGCACAGTCCATCATCGCGATCGGCGCGCCGGTGGCGTCGTCGTAGAGCGTGATGGTCGTGTAGTACCGCTTCGTGCTGCGGTCGTGGCCGGGATCGAACTTGTAGGAGGTCTTCATCGCGACCACGCGCCTGCGTCCGTCCCGGCCGAGCATGGCGTAGGCGACCGACCAGCCGTCCGGGTTCGCCACGCTGAGCTTGCGCGGGTTGTCCGAATCACCTGCCGCGAAGGCCAGATACGCCTCTTCCACCGCGCGCACGACCGCGGCCGGTGTGATCGGCACGTCGGCCAGGTCGCTGCGGCTCAACACCCGTAGTGGGGTGCTGCGGTCACGCGTGCTCAAGGGGTCCTCGATCATGGGGTACTGCTCGCTCTCCAGTGCCGCTCTCGACCGGCAGGGCGCCTGCCGCTCGGAACGGGGCAACAATGTGTTGCCCGTACCCATTCTCGTCGGCTTCCTCGGCCCGCCGTCGTCGTTCCGGAAGCCGGATGTTCACTCGCTTGAGCCATCGGTCGGTGCCGTCGTACCGCGCGGTGAACGGCACCCGGCCGTGCACGGCGACGTCGTTGTCCACCAGCAGCAGCTCACCAGGGGCGAGCGCGGCGGTAACGCAGACGCGCTCGAGTTCCACGGTGAGTTGCTCGTAGGCAGCGCGGAATTCGGGGTCGGCGTCCTCGAGCGGGGTGTATGCCGGGTCGTAGCGCAGGGTCTGCTCGGCTGGTCCCGCCACGCTCCACAGGGTGGGAATCGGTGCGGCCGAGTACCTTTCGTGCCCGGCGCCGTAGGAGACGTCCGGCAGGATCGGCAGTGTGGGCGCGCTGAGCAGTGCGCGCTGCGCGGCGGAGAGTTCCACGCGGCGCACCGACGACACCGTGGTGCCGACCAGGTCCGGGTTGCGCAGGCAGGCGAGCATGAGCAGATGTGCCCGCCGCGGATGGAACGCGTCCTCGGAGTGCGGGCTCAGCAAGGTTTTGCTGCTGGCGCCGGACTGTTCGTGCTCGTGACCGGCCGCGGGAACGATGTTGTTCACCAGCCGCCCGTCCTGCTGGCCTTGCCAGCCGAACGGTTCTCCCGCGCTGCGGGCGAGCAGCAGCATCACGAGGTCGAACTCGAACGAGTGTGCGCGCGTCGCCGGATCGCCGCTCCACCGTGCGGCCTCGCGCCAGCTCGGCGGCGTCGGGCCGAATTCGTTGTCGGACAGCGGAAGACGGCTGACTATCGTGCCACCCGCCGCGGTGGCGGGCGGGCGCATGGCATGGCGCACCTCGGCGGGGAGTTCCGCCGCGCGGGCATCGATCTGTGCGATCACCGCCGGATCCGTGAGTCTGTGCGCGGCGGCGGCCGGATCGGCGAGCGTGGCATCCAGTGTGGCGGATATCTCTCTGGCGAGTTCGCGTACGGCACGGCCCGCGGTCGCGGGTAGCTCACGTCGTTCGAGGTCTTGCGGTTGAAGCGTCTTACGTTCGGAGAGAACGCTTTTCACCGGGATTCCCTTCTTCGCATCGGTTCGAAAAGCAGGGTGACGATCGAACTGCGAAGGTAACTGCTACCGGCGGGGTAAAGCAAGCCTTACCTAAACGTGTCGCCTGGAAAATAGCCGATCCGCATAGCTTCGATTCAACGAGACCGGGTCGCGGACGGGCGGCTTGGTGCTGTCTAGCGGTTTTACGGTTGCTGCGCCTCAATGCTGCCGTTTTGCTGCCGGTATCGGCGAGTCTTCCGACGGATTAGGCTAGCCTGTCCTGATCAACAGTAGTGATTATGCGGTATCGCGGTGGGTTCGTCCAGGAGTGAGGGCAGTGCAATGGTTTTGAATCGGCGGCAACTGCTGCGATCGAGTCTCGGAGTGGGGGCGGTGCTGCTGGTCGCCGCCTGTTCCGACGACGCGGACTCGCCCGGCCCGGCGCGCCGCGGCGGCACGCTGCGGGTCGGCGCGCTCGGCACCTCGGCGCGGCTGGAACGCGATCCGCACGCCAACCTCAGCAACGACAGCGACTTCCTGATCGCCTCGCTGGTCTACGACGCCCTGACCGTGCCGGGCGCCGACCCGAACATCGCGCCGCGCCTGGCCACCCGATGGGAGCCGGACGCCGACCGGCGGCGCTGGAGCTTCACCCTCGCCGAGAACGCGACCTTCCACGACGGGTCGCCGGTGACCTCCGAGGACGTCGTGTGGTCGCTGCGCAGGCTGCGCACGGTCGGCGGCGCGTCGAAAATGCCGGTGGCCGTCGAGGACATCACGGCCGATGGGCCGAACCGGGTGGTGCTCGCGGTGCCAGAGCCGAATACCCAGCTGCCGCTGCTGGTCCGGCTGATGACCTTCACGGTCAAGAAGGACACCACGGATTTCACCAGGGGCATCGGCAGCGGACCGTTCCGCCTGGAGTCCTACCAGGGCGGCAATGCCCGATTGGTGCGCAACGACCAGTGGCACGGTACGCCGCCACTGCTGGACGCCATCGAGGTCACCATGTTCGAGAGCGTGACCGCCCTGGGCAACGCGGTACTCGGCGGGCAGATCGACCTCGCCTCCAACGTCGGCGCCATCGCGGGCCGCACCGCCGAAGGCCGCGGTGACCTGACCGTGGTGCGCCGCCCGAACGACACGGTGGTCGGCGTCGCCATGCGCACCTCCGACGGGCCTTTCGCCGACGTGCGCGTGCGCACCGCCCTCCGGCTCGGCGTCGACCGCAATGCTCTGCTCAACCAGGTGCATTCGGGCTACGGGACGATCGCCAACGACATCCTCGGCACCGGCGACCCGGTCTACGACACCACCATCGCGCAGCGCACCCGCGATGTGGATCGCGCGAAGGCACTGCTGCGCGAGGCGAACTTCGATACAGGGCATACCTATCCCTTTATGACCAAGGCCGAGGCGCCAGGCGAAGTCGAATCGGCGAAGGTCATCGCCACCCAGCTCGCCGAGATCGGCGTCCGGCTCGAGGTGGTCACCCAGGAGCCGAACGCCTTCTACGACCAGACCTGGCTCCAGGCGCCGCTCTACACGATCTCCTGGGGCACCAACGATTCCACGCTGTTCTTCGCGAGCAAGCTGCTGTCGAGCGGGTCCAACCGCAACGAAACCGGCTTCAAGGACGCGGCTTTCGACGCGGCCACCGCCAAAGCGTTGTCCGCGCATACCGACTCGGAATACCAGCAGGCCGCTCGGGAGCTGCAACGTATCCAGTACGACCGCGGCGGGTACCTGATCTGGGGCATGGCCGACGGCATCGATATCGCGTCCGCCCAGGTGCGCGACCTGCCCACGCTCGGCGGGTTCGCCCGGGTCCAGCTGGAAAGGGCTTGGCTGGCCGGGTGATCTCCTTCGCACGCCTTCTGCTCCGGCGCGCCGGCCTGCTGGTGGCGCTGCTGGCCACCGTCTTCGTCGCCGTGGACCTGCTGCCGGGAAACACCGCCCGCGCCGTCCTCGGCCGTGAGGCCACGCCGGAGCAGATCGCGGCCAAGGAACACCAGCTCGGTCTGGATCGTCCCATGCCGGTGCGGTTCTGGGACTGGATATCGGGCGTCGCGACCGGCGATTTCGGCCGTACCGCGCGGGGACGTTCGGTCAACGAGTTGCTGGTCGACAAGTTCCCGCCGACGCTGCTGCTCGGCGGGCTCGCCCTGGCCGTGACCGTGTTCGCGTCGCTCGCGCTCGGCGCGTGGTGGGCGACGCGGCCCGGCAGTGCCGCGACGCGCCTGTTGCAGCCCGCGACGACCACGGCGGTGGCGATTCCCGAGTTCGTGATCTCGACGGTGCTGATCCTGGTGTTCGCGCTGGCCCTCGGCTGGCTGCCCGCGGTCACCATCACCGACCGATCCGGTTTCCCGGCCGGACCCGACATGCTGGTGTTGCCGGTGCTGGCGCTGGCGCTGCCGCAGATCGGCTGGAACACCAGAGTGGTGCGGGCCGCGCTGGCCGACGCCGCCGGAGCTCCGCACGTGGAAAGCGCGGTGCTGGACGGGCTTTCCACCCGCGTCGTCCTGGCGCGGCACGTGCTGCCGTTCGCGCTGCCGACGATCGTCGCCAGCTTCGCGACCACGGTCGGGATGCTGCTGGGCGGTTCGCTGGTGGTCGAGACCATCTTCAACTATCCCGGTCTCGGCGCGGTGCTGGCCGGTTCGGTCGCCGACCGCGATACCTCGGTGGTCGCCGCGGTCGTCGCGCTGTCCGGGGTGGTCATCGTGGTCATGCTGGCCGCCGCCGACGGCATCCGCTCCTGGTCGCTGCGGGGGCGGCGATGAAGGCCGAGTTCGCCGGGTCGACTATCGGCCGTTCGAGTCCGGGGCATCCATGTCCGGGGAGGTGAGCTGATGATCGGTCTCGGTTCGATCGACATAGCGCGTCCGGTGCCGCGACGGCTCGGCTTGCTGACCGTCGCGCCAGCCGTGGCGGTCACCGTGCTTGCGCTCTTGGGGCCGACGCTCGCGCCGCATCCTGCCGAGGAGGCGATCGGAATCCCGTTCGGCGATCCCGGCGACGGCGCGCCGCTCGGCACCGACCGGCTCGGCCGCGACGTGTTCAGTCAATTGCTCTACGGCGGTTGGGGTTTGCTGCTGCTGTCGGCGGTCATCGCGGTGGCGGTGACCGGGTCGGCGTGTGTGCTCGGCGCGGTGGCTGCGCTGCGCCCACGGATCGGCGCGGTGATCGAACTCGGCACCGACTTCTTCATCCTGTTGCCCGCGGTGCTCGGCATCCTGCTCGTGCTGACCTCGTGGCCGGACGCGGGCAGCTTCGGACTGATCGTGTTGGCGCTGCTGTTCGGTGCTCCGTACTGCGCACGGATCTTCACGGCGGCAGCCGCGGGTGTCGCCGCGTCCGGATTCGTGGAAAGCGCGCAGGCCGCGGGCGAGTCGCTGCCGTATCTGGTCTTCCGGGAGGTGATCCCGAATTTGCGAGAAGTGCTGACGACCCAGCTCGGTCTGCGTTTCGTGGCGGGGGTCTATCTCGTCAGCACCGCGTCGTTCCTGCATCTGCCCACCACGCTGGGCGCGAGCAACTGGGCGGTCATGGTGCGCGACAACGCCTCCGGCATGCTGCTCAATCCCTGGGCCGTACTCGCGCCGAGCCTGGCGATCGCGATCGTCGCGGTGAGCGTGAACCTGGCGGTGTCGGCATTCGGACGAGGGGAGCGGGAATGAACGCCGTCACGACCGAAACCAGGAGTGTCGGGAACGTACGTACCGGTGCGGCGGTGCGGCGATGAGCGATCCTGTGCTGGTCGACGGCCTGACCGTGCTCGGTTCGAACGGGCAGGAGTTGGCCGGTCCCACCACTTTCCGGATACCGGCGGGCACGGTCACCGCGCTGACCGGTCCGTCGGGGTCGGGCAAGACCACCCTGATGCGGGCGCTGCTCGGGCACTTGCCGTCCGCCGCGGCGCGGGCCACGGGTTCGGCATCTGTCGCCGGGCGCGACGTGCTCACGCTGAAGCAGGACGCGCTGCAGCGTTTTCGGCGGCAGCACATCGCCTTCGTCGGGCAAGATCCCGGTTCGGCGCTGAACCCGCTGCTGCGGGTGCGCGCCTTGCTGCGCGAGGTGGCGCCGAACGCGTCCAAGGCCACGCTGACCGACGCTCTCGCGCTGGTCGGCCTGTCGCCGGAGTACCTGCACCGCCGCCCCGGCGAACTCTCCGGCGGCCAGCAGCGCCGCGTCGCCCTCGCCAGGGCGCTGGTCCGCCGGACCGGCGTGCTGGTGCTCGACGAACCGCTCGCCGGACTACACGGCGCGTTACGCACCGATATCGCCGGTCGGCTCGTCGAACTCGCCCGCGAACGATCGGCGGCGATCCTGCTCTCCGGCCACGACACCGCCCTCGTGCACTCGATCGCCGACGATGTCGTCGAACTCGGCGCGGTCCACCCGACGCTTGTGCCGGTTCGTCCGGCGCAGCCGCTTCGAAACGGAAACGGCACGCCGACAAAGACTTCCGGCGCGGTCGCCGTGGCATCGCGGCAAGCATCGGGTACCGCGCCCGCGGTACTGCTCGACGCTGCTGATCTGGACGCCCGCGATGGTGCGGGCGCGGTCGCACGCCGGGACATCACGTCGCCGGAAGATCACGTCAGCGCGGTCCCGGAGGGGCGGGTCGAGGGCACGGGGAATGGGCACCAGCCTTCGTCCGATTCCGGGTCGGATGACCAACCGGTACTCGACATCGTCTTGCGCGCACGAGGAATCAGCGCATCGGTCGATGGTAACCAGGTGCTCGCAGGCATCGATCTCGCGCTCGATGCGGGTGCGGCGCTCGCCGTGGTCGGCGCTTCCGGTGCGGGTAAGACCACGCTGGCGCGCGTAGTCGCGGGTTTGCACCACGGCGCGACCGGTTCGCTCGAACTGCGCGGCAAGCCGATCACCGTGGGCGTGGGCAGGCGGATCCGCTACGGCCCGGGTGGTATTCAGCTGGTCACGCAAAACCCTAGATCGGCACTGAACCCCCGGCGGACCGTGGCGCAAACGCTCGGCCGCCCGCTGCGCCGGATCGGGCGCGTCCCGAGACGGGACCTCCCGCGGCGCATCGCCGAACTGCTCGCTTCGGTCGAGCTGTCCGCTGATCTGGCCGCGCGCTATCCCCATGAGCTGTCCGGCGGCCAACGCCAGCGTGTCGCGCTGGCCAGGGCCCTCGCCGCCGAACCCGCCGTGCTGCTGTGCGACGAGATCACCTCCGCGCTCGACCACGCCACCGCGGCCGCGATCATGGCCCTGCTGGACCGTATTCGCGCCGAGAGCGGCACCGCCCTGCTGGTCATCACCCACGACATGGCCCTGGTCGACGAGTACTGTCCGCGACTGCTCGTCCTCGATCACGGGCGCATCGTCGAATCCGGCTACACCAGAACGGTTCTCGCCGCGCCGAGACACACCGCGACCAGCGAGCTGCTCGTCTGATCGGTGCTGCGGCGCACCCGACACGCAGTGGTCTCGATCACCGGATAGCCGCTAGCACACTTCGTCATCTGGATGATGGGAGGGGTGAAGAAGACCGGCGCCTTGGCCGCCGCCGTGGTGATCCTCGGGCTTGCCGGTTGCGGGATCGACCGCACACCGATCCCGGAGGGCATTCCGCCCGGCCCTGGCACTCCGCTGCCCGTTATCGATCTGGACGCCCCCGGACGCACCGCCCTTCAGTTGCGCGGCTGGGCCGACGAGCAGGCGGACCGGCTGGGCATCCCGTCGATCGCGCTGGAGGCGTACGGCTACGCGGCGGCCGTGATGACCAGGGCCCGTCCCGACTGCGGCATCGCATGGACGACGCTCGCAGGCATCGCCAGCGTGGAGAGCAAGCACGGCGGCCACCGGGGGTCCGCGATCGGCGACGACGGCGCGGTCCACCCGCCGATCATCGGCATCCCACTGGACGGCTCACCCGGCGTCGCCCTGATCAAGGACACCGACCGCGGCGCGCTCGACGGCGACCCCGTCCACGACCGCGCCGTCGGCCCGCTGCAGTTCATTCCGGAGACCTGGAAGCGCTGGGGCGTCGACGCCAACGGAGACGCCGTCGCCGACCCGCAGAGCATCGATGACGCGGCGCTCACCGCCGCGCGGTACCTGTGCGCCAGCGGCGGCGATCTCACCTCCGAGCACGGCTGGCAACGGGCCTTGCTCACCTACAACCAGTCGCACGGATACCTGCTCACGGTGCGCGATCGGGCCGCTGGCTACAGCGTCGGGCGCCGCGTGTGATCGGCGGCATCCGATTCGCGGTGCTCCCGCAGGCCCTCCGTGGCTACGCAAGCTTCCACCTCCGGGCCCGTCGCTCGCACCGCAGGTTCCCCGGAGTGCCGGTTACCCGCCCCGCCGCGAGGACGATAGGCTCGCAGCGCACGGCCCATCCCGTAAGACCTACCGTGTCAGCAGCCGAAGGAGTGTCGTTTTCGTGGCCATCATCGAACAGGTCGGAGCTCGCGAGATCCTGGATTCGCGCGGTAACCCCACTGTCGAGGTCGAGATCGCTCTCGACGACGGCACCCTGACCCGGGCGGCCGTGCCTTCCGGTGCGTCCACCGGCGAGCACGAGGCCGTCGAACTGCGTGACGGCGGCGAGCGCTACGGCGGCAAGGGGGTGCGCAAGGCAGTCGAGGGTGTGCTCGACGAGATCGCGCCCGCCGTCATCGGCTTGGACGCCGTCGAGCAGCGCACCGTCGACCAGGTGCTGCTGGACCTGGATGGCACCCAGGACAAGTCCCGCCTCGGCGCCAACGCCCTGCTCGGTGTCTCGCTGGCGGTGGCCCGCGCGGCGGCCGAGTCCTCGGGGCTCGAGCTGTTCCGCTACCTCGGTGGCCCGAACGCGCATGTGCTGCCCGTCCCGATGATGAACATCCTCAACGGCGGCGCGCACGCCGACACCGGCGTCGACGTCCAGGAGTTCATGGTCGCCCCGATCGGCGCGCCGACCTTCAAGGAGTCGCTGCGCTGGGGCACGGAGGTGTACCACGCGCTCAAGTCGGTATTGAAGTCCAAGGGCCTGGCCACCGGCCTCGGCGACGAGGGCGGTTTCGCGCCCGACGTGGCGGGCACCAAGGCGGCACTGGACCTGATCAGCGAGGCCATCGCCAAGACCGGTCTGAAGCTGGGCAACGACGTGGCGCTCGCGCTGGACGTCGCGGCCACCGAGTTCTACACCTCGGGCAGCGGTTACAAGTTCGAGGGCGTCGTGCGGTCGGCCGAGGAGATGGCGCAGTTCTACGCCGAGCTGCTGGCCGGTTACCCGCTGGTGTCCATCGAGGACCCGCTGTCGGAGGACGACTGGGACGGCTGGGTGACCCTGACCGACCAGATCGGCGACAAGATCCAGCTCGTCGGCGACGATCTGTTTGTCACCAACCCGGAGCGCCTGGAAGAGGGCATCGCCAAGGGCGCCGCCAACGCGCTGCTGGTGAAGGTGAACCAGATCGGCACGCTCACCGAGACCTTGGACGCGGTGGAGCTGGCGCACCGCAACGGGTACAAGACCATGATGTCGCACCGGTCCGGCGAGACCGAGGACACCACCATCGCCGACCTGGCGGTGGCGGTGGGCAGCGGCCAGATCAAGACCGGCGCCCCCGCGCGCAGCGAGCGCGTCGCCAAGTACAACCAGCTGCTGCGCATCGAGGACGCGCTCGGTGATTCGGCGCGCTACGCCGGTGACGTCGCGTTCCCGCGGTTCGCGTTCGAAAGCTGACACCGCGGTGCGAGCGACGGGCCCGGAGGAGGTAGCTTGCGTAACCACGCAGGGCCCCGGGAGCACCGCAGATTAGACGCAAAGGCATGACATGACGGAGCGACGTGCGCGTGGGACCAGTCCGGCCGGACGCGGGGACCGCCGCACGTCGCGTGCCGCTGGATCACGCCCGGCCGACTCCGCGGCCAAGCGCGGCCGCCGACGGTCGGATTCCGCCGAGAAGAAGCCGGGCCCGCGCCAGCGCGAACCGAATTCCTCCGCCGGCCGGCACGACCACACCATCCTCGGGCTGTCCACCGGCAAAGCGGTGATCCTCGCGATGGTGGTGTTCGCGCTCGCGCTCACTCTCGCCGTGCCGATGCGCACGTATTTCACCCAGCGCGCCGAGGCGGCGCAGCTGGCGCAGCAGCGCGAGGAGTTGGAGGCGGATCTGGCCCGGTTGCGCGATCGTCGTGCCCAGCAACAAGATCCGGCTTATATCCGTACCGAGGCGCGGGATCGGCTTCGTCTGGTGATGCCGGGGGAGACGCCCTACATCGTGCAGGTGCCCGGCATCGAGGCGCCCGCACCGCCGCCTGCGCCCACCAAGGCCAGGGAACCGGACCCGTGGTACACCGGATTGTGGCGCAGTATTTCCGAGCCGCCGCCGACGCCCGCGGCCACGCCGCCGCAAGCACCGGAAGGACCTAGGTGACCGCACCCACCGACCAGGATCTCGCGATCATCGCCGAGCAGCTGGGCCGTGCGCCGCGTGGCGTGCTGGCCGTCGCCTATCGCACCCCGGACGGGATCCCGGCCGTGGTGAAGACTTCGCCGCGCCTGCCGGACGGCACCCCCTTCCCGACGCTCTACTACCTGACCGATCCCCGGCTCACGGCGGAGGCGAGCAGGCAGGAATCCGCTGGCGTGATGCGCGAGATGACCGAACGGCTCGGTGCCGACGCGGAATTGGCCGCCGCCTATCGCGCCGCCCACGTGAGCTATTTGGCCGAGCGCGACGAGATCGAGTCGCTGGGCACCGATTTCACCGGCGGCGGCATGCCCGAGCGGGTCAAGTGTCTGCATGTGCTGATCGCGCACGCGCTGGCCAAGGGGCCCGGGGTGAACCCGCTCGGCGACGAGGCGGTGGCGCTGGCTGCCGAGCACGGCCTGCGGGGTACGGCGATTCCGGTCGACTGGCCGAGGTATCAGCCCGTCCGCGCGCGAGAGACTGGAGGCAGCAATGAGTGACCGGGTAGCCGCTGTGGACTGCGGCACGAACTCCATCCGACTGCTGATCGCCGACGTGCTCGGCGACGGACGCCTGGCCGACGTGCACCGGGAGATGCGCATCGTCCGGCTCGGTCAAGGTGTCGACGCCACCGGCTCGCTCGCCCCGGAGGCGATCGAACGCACCCGCGCCGCGCTGGCCGATTACGTGGCGCTGATGCGCGAGGCGGGCGTCAGCCGTGTGCGCATGGTGGCGACCTCCGCCACCAGGGACGCCGCCAACCGGGAAGACTTCTTCGCCATGGCACGCGCCGAACTCGGCACCGTAGTGGCGGGCGCCGAAGCCGAGGTGATCACCGGCGACGAAGAGGCGCGCCTGTCGTTCGGCGGCGCGATCGGCGAGTTGTCCAGCGCGGCAGGGCCTTTCGTGGTGGTAGATCTGGGCGGCGGATCGACCGAGCTGGTGTTCGGGGACAGCGCGGGGGTGCGCGCCGCCTACTCCGCGGATATCGGCTGCGTCCGGATCACCGAGCGCTGCCTGGCGGGCAATCCGCCGACCGCCGAACAGATCGCGGCTGCCCGCACCTTCGCCGCCGAACGGCTCGGGGAGGCGTTCACCCATGTCCCCGTGGAAGGGGCGCACACCTGGGTCGGCGTGGCCGGAACCATGACCACCCTCGCGGCGGTAGCGCTCGACCTCCCGGAATACGACTCGGAGAAGGTCCACCTGACCCGGCTCAGCCTGGGCCAGGTGCACGACGTCTGCGCCAGGCTGATCGCCATGGACCACGATCAACGTGCCGCGCTCGGCCCGATGCACCCGGGCCGGGTCGATGTGATCGGCGGCGGCGCGGTCATCACCGAGGTACTGGCGGAGGAATTGTCCCGCCGCGCGGGCATTTCCGAGCTGGTGGTCAGCGAACACGACATTCTCGACGGCATTGCCCTGTCGATCGCCTGACGACTCGTCGGATGTGCGGGCGGCCCTATACCGAACCCACTTCGGCGCGAGCCGCGGCGCGACGCGCCTTGCCGACGGCGATGTCGGCGAGCCTGGACAGCGATTCCTTGTTGCGCGGCACCAGCAGTAGTTCCTGGACCATGGTGGGTATCAGGGCGCCCACCCCGTTTTTCGAGTGCTCGTACATGCGGATCTCGGTTTCGCTGAGCGGAGTCTCGACGAGTTCCAGGCGGATCCACGCGGAGCCGAGCGGCCGAAGCTTTGCCTCCAGTTCGATCATGTGCGGCGGATCCACCGACACCACCTGGGTGATGTCGTCCACGGTGAACGGCCATACGCCGGCGCTGTAGTGCAGTTGGGCGCCGATGGCGGGCCAGTCGTCGTCGACGTCGCGGATGTGCGTCGCGCCGACCACCCACGCCGAGAACAGCCAGCCGTCGGCCAGGACGTCGAAGACCTGCTCGGGTGTGGTCGGCACGGTCATTTCCACGTGAACCATCAGCACAATGCTTTCTGGGTGCGGGTCGGGGGGATCACGCTGGTTTGCCTGCTGGTAACGGGGTGCCCCACCGTGCGGGGAGCAAACCACTACCCGGGCGGCGAACCCAATTTGTTCCTGAACAGAACAAACGAATCTCTCCGGATCGCTCGCTCACATGTGATGGTCTGAAGATGGTTGAAGCGGCAACATCGCACGAATCAGGAGCGACCCGGACCCTGTTCGGCCACCCGATCGGGCTGGCCAACCTGTTCGGTGTCGAGCTCTGGGAGCGTTTCTCGTTCTACGGGATGGTCACCATCCTGGGGTACTACCTGTACTACTCGGCCACCGACGGTGGCCTGGGACTGGCCAAGGACACCGCCATCGGCATCGTCGGCGCCTACGGCGGCCTGGTCTATCTGTCCACCGTGCTCGGCGGGTGGATCGCCGACCGGCTGCTCGGCATGGAGCGGACCCTGTTCTACGGCGGCGTCGTGGTCATGGCCGGGCACATCGCACTCGCCGTGCTGCCGGGATTGTCCGGTGTGGGGGTCGGTCTGCTGCTGGTCGCGCTCGGCAGCGGCGGGCTGAAGGCCAACGCCTCGTCGCTGCTCGGCACCCTCTATCCGAAGGGTGACGCGCGCGCCGCGGGCGGCTTCACACTGTTCTATCTGGGCATCAATCTCGGTGCGTTCAGCGGCCCGCTGCTC carries:
- a CDS encoding Ppx/GppA phosphatase family protein, with the translated sequence MSDRVAAVDCGTNSIRLLIADVLGDGRLADVHREMRIVRLGQGVDATGSLAPEAIERTRAALADYVALMREAGVSRVRMVATSATRDAANREDFFAMARAELGTVVAGAEAEVITGDEEARLSFGGAIGELSSAAGPFVVVDLGGGSTELVFGDSAGVRAAYSADIGCVRITERCLAGNPPTAEQIAAARTFAAERLGEAFTHVPVEGAHTWVGVAGTMTTLAAVALDLPEYDSEKVHLTRLSLGQVHDVCARLIAMDHDQRAALGPMHPGRVDVIGGGAVITEVLAEELSRRAGISELVVSEHDILDGIALSIA
- a CDS encoding SRPBCC family protein, which translates into the protein MVHVEMTVPTTPEQVFDVLADGWLFSAWVVGATHIRDVDDDWPAIGAQLHYSAGVWPFTVDDITQVVSVDPPHMIELEAKLRPLGSAWIRLELVETPLSETEIRMYEHSKNGVGALIPTMVQELLLVPRNKESLSRLADIAVGKARRAAARAEVGSV